The Pseudophaeobacter arcticus DSM 23566 genome includes a region encoding these proteins:
- a CDS encoding alpha/beta hydrolase fold domain-containing protein has product MDYERLIDEETWAFIRKTGECYPEDAVELSIEEQRRVYNDMAREFLAPRPDLVSSEGRIVSEVPLRIYTAGDPSRTVLFCHGGGFVVGGLDSHDDVCAEICAQTGYRVVAVDYRLAPEHQHPAMFEDAWTALRWVVATYGKGVVLMGDSAGANLCAALAHAARADTELSSAIMGQVLVYGAFGGDINAGSYLEHAQAPMLTRDEILFYMDVRRPKGDLGPDATYAPLQDKDFTGLPPTVLVSADCDPVRDDSRDYRDRILAAGGKAYWINEPGLVHGFLRARHSVGRARDSFERISAAVEALGQGIWPYD; this is encoded by the coding sequence ATGGATTATGAAAGACTGATAGACGAGGAAACCTGGGCCTTCATCCGCAAGACCGGAGAGTGTTATCCTGAGGATGCTGTTGAGCTCAGCATTGAAGAACAGCGCAGGGTCTATAACGACATGGCGCGGGAATTCCTGGCACCGCGCCCCGATCTGGTGAGCAGCGAAGGCCGCATCGTATCCGAGGTTCCACTGCGGATTTATACGGCGGGTGACCCCAGCCGCACGGTTCTGTTTTGTCATGGCGGCGGCTTTGTTGTTGGCGGCCTCGACAGTCACGATGATGTCTGCGCCGAGATCTGCGCGCAAACCGGATACCGCGTGGTTGCGGTCGACTACCGTCTGGCGCCGGAGCACCAGCATCCGGCCATGTTCGAAGACGCCTGGACGGCGCTCAGGTGGGTGGTTGCAACCTATGGCAAAGGCGTTGTGCTGATGGGCGATAGCGCCGGGGCAAACCTTTGTGCGGCGCTGGCACATGCCGCACGGGCGGATACTGAACTGTCTTCGGCCATCATGGGACAGGTGTTGGTCTACGGCGCCTTTGGAGGCGACATCAATGCCGGTTCCTATCTGGAGCACGCGCAGGCGCCTATGCTGACCCGCGACGAGATTTTGTTCTATATGGATGTGCGCCGCCCCAAGGGGGATCTGGGGCCTGACGCCACTTACGCGCCGCTGCAGGACAAGGATTTTACCGGCTTGCCGCCGACGGTGCTGGTCTCAGCGGATTGTGACCCGGTACGCGATGATAGCCGGGATTACCGGGACCGGATCCTGGCTGCCGGGGGCAAGGCCTATTGGATCAACGAGCCGGGGCTGGTGCACGGGTTTCTGCGCGCCCGCCACTCGGTTGGGCGTGCGCGTGACAGTTTCGAGCGTATCTCAGCAGCGGTAGAAGCGCTGGGGCAGGGGATCTGGCCCTATGACTGA
- a CDS encoding acyl-CoA synthetase, which yields MAFATIEDCIAMENEASWEERDNPVTLYQLLSRTTGKFPNNNAVSYQILSGPTDKAETLTWSQLKDQVTQAANMFRELGIGEKDVVAYVLPNCNETLVTLLGGAVAGIVNPINPLLEPEQIASILRETKAKVVVTLKPFPKTDVAQKVVEAVRHAPGVNTVLEVDLNRYLTPPKSWIVPLLRPKLENKDKIAHADYKSFRREMRKQPTTLTFADSTTDRVACYFHTGGTTGMPKVAQHKYSGMIYNGWIGSTLLYTENDNIMCPLPLFHVFACHVIIMASIASGAHVVFPTPQGYRGEGVFDNFWKLIERWKITFIITVPTAISAKMQRPVDADISTVKTAFSGSAPLPIELYRRFQEATGINIIEGYGLTEATCLVSCNPVDGEKKIGSIGITFPYTDVKIVKGTAEGLVECGVDEVGEICISNPGVYAGHTYTEAAKNVDLYYKDKYLRTGDLGRFDEDSYLWITGRAKDLIIRGGHNIDPAEIEEALLGHEAVAFAGAIGQPDAHAGELPCAFVELVEGASATAEELLDYCKIHVHERAAIPKHLTVLDELPKTAVGKVFKPDLRKHAITRVYNEALLKASSPARVVAVIDDKKRGLVAQLEANGASDADISAVLGGFTRPWEHMAAAAVAS from the coding sequence CCACCGACAAGGCGGAAACCCTGACCTGGAGCCAGCTTAAGGATCAGGTGACCCAGGCAGCCAATATGTTCCGCGAGCTGGGCATTGGCGAAAAAGACGTGGTGGCCTATGTGCTGCCCAACTGTAACGAGACGCTTGTCACCCTGTTGGGAGGGGCTGTTGCGGGGATCGTCAATCCGATCAACCCGTTGTTGGAGCCCGAGCAGATCGCATCAATTCTGCGCGAGACCAAGGCCAAGGTCGTGGTGACGCTGAAGCCCTTCCCCAAGACCGACGTGGCCCAGAAAGTGGTCGAGGCCGTGCGCCACGCTCCGGGGGTGAATACCGTTCTGGAAGTCGACCTGAACCGCTACCTGACGCCGCCAAAATCCTGGATCGTGCCACTGCTGCGCCCCAAGTTGGAAAACAAGGACAAGATCGCCCACGCGGATTACAAATCCTTCCGCCGCGAGATGCGCAAACAGCCAACCACACTGACTTTTGCCGACAGCACCACAGACCGCGTCGCCTGCTATTTTCATACCGGCGGCACCACTGGCATGCCCAAGGTGGCGCAGCACAAATATTCTGGCATGATCTACAACGGCTGGATCGGCAGCACGCTGCTTTACACTGAGAACGACAATATCATGTGTCCGCTGCCGCTGTTCCACGTCTTTGCCTGCCATGTGATCATCATGGCTTCGATTGCTTCGGGGGCGCATGTGGTGTTCCCGACACCGCAGGGCTATCGTGGCGAAGGTGTTTTTGACAATTTCTGGAAGCTGATCGAACGCTGGAAGATCACCTTTATCATCACAGTGCCCACGGCTATTTCGGCCAAGATGCAGCGCCCGGTGGATGCGGATATCTCGACTGTAAAAACTGCCTTTTCCGGCTCCGCTCCGCTACCGATTGAACTGTACCGCCGGTTCCAGGAAGCCACGGGCATCAATATCATTGAGGGCTACGGTCTGACCGAAGCCACCTGCTTGGTATCTTGCAACCCGGTCGACGGGGAAAAGAAGATCGGCTCAATCGGGATCACCTTCCCCTATACGGATGTAAAGATCGTCAAGGGCACCGCAGAAGGGCTGGTGGAATGCGGCGTTGATGAGGTGGGCGAAATCTGCATCTCGAACCCCGGTGTCTACGCAGGACACACCTATACCGAGGCGGCGAAAAACGTCGATCTCTACTACAAGGACAAATATCTGCGTACCGGCGATCTGGGGCGGTTTGACGAAGACAGCTACCTTTGGATCACGGGGCGTGCCAAGGATCTGATCATCCGTGGTGGTCATAATATCGACCCGGCTGAGATCGAAGAGGCGCTTTTGGGGCACGAGGCCGTTGCCTTTGCAGGTGCTATTGGCCAGCCCGATGCCCATGCTGGCGAGCTGCCCTGTGCCTTTGTCGAACTTGTCGAGGGGGCAAGTGCCACAGCCGAGGAGCTGCTGGACTATTGCAAGATCCACGTGCATGAGCGTGCCGCCATTCCAAAACATCTCACCGTGTTGGACGAGCTGCCAAAAACTGCCGTTGGCAAGGTGTTTAAACCGGATCTGCGCAAACACGCCATCACGCGCGTCTATAACGAGGCTTTGTTGAAGGCCTCCTCGCCGGCGCGGGTCGTCGCCGTGATTGACGACAAGAAACGCGGTCTGGTGGCGCAGCTGGAGGCCAATGGCGCCAGTGACGCTGATATCTCAGCTGTGCTGGGTGGCTTTACCCGCCCCTGGGAGCACATGGCCGCAGCGGCAGTTGCCAGCTGA